Proteins encoded by one window of Ulvibacter sp. MAR_2010_11:
- a CDS encoding DEAD/DEAH box helicase, whose amino-acid sequence MAEIAIGLQERKTDKELYSYQQGAITKIFEKFETAPDDYHLLYQLPTGGGKTVIFSEIVRQYLKHHNKKVLVMTHRIELCKQTSEMLTGFGVVNKVVNSTANLDDQGRYSCFVAMVETLNNRLHDNKLDISDIGLVIIDEAHYNSFTKLFKFFEKSFVLGVTATPLSSNKNLPMKDNYNELIVGETIEALIENEFLARAEMFQYDMGLTTLEVGSNGDYTVKSSEDLYTSNSMLDILLEAYRKHATGKKTLIFNNGINTSIQVYHTFKAAGLPIAHLDNTATKKQRKLILKWFRETPDAILTSVSILTTGFDEPTIDTIILNRATKSLTLYYQMIGRGSRILNNKSMFSVIDLGNNCYRFGPWGADLDWNAIFKSPDYYMDRLLSDEELESNFRYSMPDELRESFAKSKEVYFDIKATYIDAVNSGESSKVVLERSIAQHAYICTENSEDVYDALILAKLLGDDIDYRIDRYAKCISKSTFNFLTWLKDDYRLKLRAHLRENFDSIFEEIHGYPPED is encoded by the coding sequence ATGGCGGAAATTGCAATTGGATTACAGGAACGGAAAACAGACAAAGAGCTCTATAGCTACCAGCAAGGGGCGATTACGAAGATTTTTGAGAAATTTGAAACCGCTCCGGACGATTATCATTTACTTTACCAACTGCCGACCGGTGGAGGTAAGACAGTTATCTTTTCTGAAATAGTTCGTCAATATTTAAAGCACCACAACAAGAAGGTGTTGGTAATGACCCACCGAATAGAATTGTGCAAACAAACCTCCGAGATGCTTACCGGCTTTGGCGTGGTCAACAAGGTGGTAAACAGTACTGCCAATCTCGACGATCAGGGTAGGTACAGTTGCTTTGTTGCAATGGTCGAAACTTTAAACAATCGTTTGCATGACAACAAACTGGATATTTCGGACATTGGGCTTGTGATTATTGATGAGGCACATTACAACTCATTTACAAAGCTTTTTAAATTTTTTGAAAAATCTTTTGTCTTAGGCGTTACTGCCACTCCCTTGAGTTCGAATAAAAACCTTCCCATGAAGGATAATTATAACGAACTTATTGTTGGTGAAACCATTGAAGCCTTAATTGAAAACGAATTTTTGGCGCGGGCCGAAATGTTTCAATACGATATGGGTCTTACTACCCTGGAAGTGGGATCGAATGGCGATTATACTGTAAAATCTTCGGAAGATTTGTATACCAGTAATTCGATGCTGGATATTTTACTGGAAGCCTATAGAAAGCACGCTACAGGAAAGAAAACCTTAATTTTCAACAACGGAATAAACACTTCCATACAGGTATATCACACCTTCAAAGCAGCAGGACTGCCTATTGCACATTTGGACAATACGGCAACTAAAAAGCAACGAAAATTAATTCTAAAATGGTTTCGGGAAACGCCCGATGCCATACTTACCTCGGTGAGTATCTTAACCACCGGTTTCGATGAACCTACTATCGATACCATCATACTCAACAGAGCTACAAAATCTCTTACGCTTTATTACCAAATGATTGGTCGGGGGTCGCGGATATTAAATAACAAATCGATGTTTTCTGTCATCGATTTAGGAAATAATTGTTACCGTTTTGGTCCCTGGGGAGCCGATTTAGACTGGAATGCGATTTTCAAGTCGCCCGACTATTATATGGATCGCCTGTTGAGCGACGAAGAGTTGGAAAGCAACTTCCGTTATTCGATGCCCGACGAACTTAGAGAGTCCTTTGCCAAGAGTAAAGAGGTATATTTCGATATCAAGGCTACTTATATCGATGCCGTCAACAGCGGGGAATCTTCTAAGGTTGTTTTGGAACGATCTATTGCCCAGCATGCTTATATCTGCACCGAAAACAGTGAAGACGTTTACGATGCATTAATACTTGCCAAATTGTTGGGTGACGACATAGATTATCGCATAGACAGGTATGCAAAGTGCATCAGCAAGAGTACTTTTAATTTTCTCACCTGGTTAAAAGACGATTATCGCCTGAAATTGAGAGCGCATCTGCGCGAAAATTTTGACAGTATATTTGAAGAAATCCACGGTTATCCGCCGGAAGATTAA
- a CDS encoding pirin family protein: protein MNTKNIELVAAPRPPHFVGDGFRVHNFIPSGFRMDMERMSPFIMLDYNSKFYFPPTDTPRGVGVHPHRGFETVTIAYKGKVAHHDSSGGGGVIGEGDVQWMTAASGVLHKEYHEEQFSKEGGDFQMVQLWINLPAKDKMSTPKYQGIKNADIKTYQLSDKLGFVEVIAGEYKGIQGIADTFTPVNMLNGRLKKGGKTDFSFPAEYNTGLLVIEGSVIVNAAETVPTDHFILFENEGETFTVEASEDAVFLVLSGAPINEPIAAQGPFVMNTREELVQAINDFNMGKFGYLED from the coding sequence ATGAATACAAAAAATATAGAGCTTGTTGCGGCTCCCAGACCTCCACATTTTGTTGGTGACGGATTTAGAGTACATAATTTTATTCCAAGCGGATTCCGTATGGACATGGAACGTATGAGTCCGTTTATCATGTTAGACTACAACTCGAAGTTTTACTTTCCTCCTACCGATACTCCTCGTGGCGTTGGGGTGCATCCTCACCGCGGTTTTGAAACAGTAACAATTGCCTATAAGGGCAAGGTTGCTCATCACGACAGCAGTGGTGGTGGCGGCGTTATTGGTGAAGGAGACGTACAGTGGATGACAGCAGCTTCGGGAGTTTTGCACAAGGAATACCATGAAGAGCAATTCAGTAAAGAAGGCGGCGATTTCCAAATGGTACAATTGTGGATTAATTTACCTGCAAAGGATAAGATGTCCACTCCAAAATATCAGGGTATTAAAAATGCCGATATCAAGACATATCAGCTGTCAGATAAATTAGGGTTTGTGGAAGTCATCGCAGGAGAATATAAGGGAATACAAGGCATTGCTGATACTTTTACACCGGTGAATATGCTCAATGGCCGACTTAAAAAAGGCGGAAAAACAGATTTTTCTTTTCCTGCCGAATACAATACCGGATTGTTGGTAATTGAAGGCAGTGTTATTGTAAATGCGGCCGAAACAGTCCCAACAGATCATTTTATTTTGTTTGAAAACGAAGGGGAAACATTTACTGTGGAGGCTTCTGAAGATGCAGTATTCTTAGTGCTTAGTGGAGCTCCTATCAATGAGCCCATAGCAGCACAGGGACCCTTTGTAATGAATACCCGCGAAGAGTTGGTGCAAGCCATTAACGACTTTAATATGGGTAAATTCGGGTATTTAGAAGACTAA
- a CDS encoding CocE/NonD family hydrolase, with product MKFKLFTSLVVLFLFVSTHSLYAQEDIFKKLEEIAVVDQKVMMPMRDGVRLATDIYRPKTDAKVPIIFSRTPYNFNSWGDGEQKTRTAETAYDWVKKGYAYVVQNERGRYFSEGEWDILGVPLTDGYDAFSWMKNQTWSNGKIGAIGCSSTAEWQMAVAALDHPSFAAMVPQAYGAGVGTVGEYYEQGNWYRGGAEQLLFFAWLYGVEHDKFKPRIPAGATQEDLIRISRFYDLAPENPEIDMFKALSHLPIQDMLVNMNGKREIFDKMVRRTPNHPDWFTGGLYHDSMEINIPSFWFASWYDVSVSPNLALFNHVRNNSKDLKTRDNQYLVIAPTLHCRYTRATENTMVGERSVGDARLDYDEQITKWFDLWLKGDANDFKTTTPRVQYYTMGSNKWQSANEWPPADTKMVTYYLNSGGKANTGSGDGILSTKKPKKDNPDTFTYDPMNPVLSHGGNVCCTGNAVEGGAFDQREMEKREDILVYTTEPLKEGVEVSGFIEATLFVSSDAKDTDFTIKLIDVYPDGTAYNLDETIQRVRYREGYDKEVFMEKGKVYKVDLTPMSTSNYFEKGHRIRIEVSSSNFPRFARNLNTGGKNYDESEGVVAKNTVHHSDKYSSFIKLPVR from the coding sequence ATGAAATTTAAATTATTTACCTCTCTCGTAGTACTATTTTTATTTGTTTCTACCCACAGCCTGTATGCCCAGGAAGACATCTTTAAGAAACTGGAAGAAATTGCAGTTGTCGATCAAAAAGTAATGATGCCCATGCGGGACGGTGTGCGACTCGCTACCGATATTTACCGACCGAAAACAGATGCCAAAGTTCCTATTATTTTTTCACGTACTCCCTATAATTTTAACTCCTGGGGTGACGGAGAACAAAAAACAAGAACAGCCGAAACTGCCTACGATTGGGTAAAGAAAGGCTATGCCTATGTGGTGCAGAACGAACGAGGACGTTATTTTTCTGAAGGCGAATGGGACATATTAGGTGTTCCGCTAACCGATGGATACGATGCCTTTAGCTGGATGAAAAATCAGACATGGTCCAACGGAAAAATTGGTGCTATAGGATGCTCTTCCACAGCCGAATGGCAGATGGCTGTTGCGGCCTTAGATCATCCATCCTTTGCTGCCATGGTGCCTCAGGCCTATGGTGCCGGGGTTGGTACAGTTGGAGAATACTACGAACAAGGTAATTGGTACCGGGGAGGAGCAGAACAATTATTATTTTTCGCATGGTTATACGGAGTGGAGCACGATAAATTTAAACCCCGCATACCTGCGGGAGCTACTCAGGAAGATCTAATACGAATTTCCCGATTCTACGACCTGGCTCCCGAAAATCCCGAAATAGATATGTTCAAGGCTCTAAGTCATCTTCCAATTCAGGATATGTTGGTCAATATGAACGGAAAGCGAGAGATTTTCGACAAGATGGTGCGCCGCACCCCCAATCACCCCGATTGGTTTACAGGTGGTTTGTATCACGATTCTATGGAAATTAATATTCCGAGTTTTTGGTTTGCTTCTTGGTACGATGTTTCTGTAAGTCCGAATCTGGCATTATTCAACCATGTGCGCAATAACAGTAAGGATCTTAAAACCAGAGACAATCAGTATTTGGTGATTGCCCCTACATTACATTGTCGTTATACACGCGCTACCGAAAATACAATGGTAGGCGAACGAAGCGTAGGTGATGCCCGTCTCGATTACGATGAACAGATCACCAAATGGTTCGATCTCTGGCTGAAAGGAGATGCCAACGATTTTAAAACTACAACTCCACGAGTACAGTATTACACCATGGGGAGCAACAAATGGCAAAGCGCCAATGAATGGCCACCCGCAGATACCAAAATGGTAACCTACTATTTGAATAGCGGAGGCAAGGCCAATACCGGGTCCGGTGATGGCATCCTTTCTACAAAGAAACCGAAGAAAGATAATCCGGATACCTTTACCTACGATCCAATGAATCCCGTACTATCACATGGTGGAAACGTTTGTTGTACGGGAAATGCCGTTGAAGGCGGAGCGTTCGATCAGCGGGAAATGGAAAAACGGGAAGATATTTTAGTATACACCACCGAACCGCTTAAAGAAGGGGTAGAGGTTAGCGGCTTTATAGAAGCCACTCTTTTTGTCTCTTCCGATGCAAAAGACACCGATTTCACCATTAAGCTTATCGATGTCTATCCCGACGGGACCGCTTACAATCTGGATGAAACCATTCAGCGGGTGCGGTACCGTGAAGGATATGACAAAGAGGTATTTATGGAAAAAGGAAAGGTCTATAAAGTAGATCTTACGCCTATGTCTACCAGTAATTACTTCGAAAAAGGGCATCGCATTCGGATTGAAGTTTCGAGCAGTAACTTTCCGCGTTTTGCACGAAACCTAAATACAGGAGGGAAGAATTATGACGAATCGGAAGGTGTCGTAGCCAAGAATACGGTTCACCATTCAGATAAATACAGTTCGTTTATAAAATTACCTGTTCGATAA
- a CDS encoding EamA family transporter has protein sequence MPKSSNLVLVILAFFSIYVIWGSTYLLNKIAVNELPPFMLASIRFTTAGLLIFVIARAMGISLAISKKQFINTIIAGFLFLTFGNGIVVWALKYVDSGFAALEISAQPLVVLLLMRIFQGKKIKPMSVVGVVFGVVGIYLLVSQKELVNQENSIIGMIMIFLCMISWGYGSLFVGKADLPKNYFVNTGYQMLTGGMMLMLSSLIFGETWTMPTVWSQPVQISMLLLIVFGSIVAFTSFNYLLKVVSPEKVATSTYVNPIIALLLGWYFLNEQITTQSIVAAVVLLTGVYFINTTKTFVIFSRFTGKQIISKKPEAEKNDANN, from the coding sequence ATGCCAAAATCGTCCAATTTAGTACTAGTAATCCTCGCCTTTTTTTCGATTTATGTAATCTGGGGTTCGACCTATCTGCTGAATAAAATTGCCGTAAATGAGTTGCCTCCCTTCATGTTGGCTTCCATTCGATTTACCACTGCCGGACTGCTCATTTTTGTAATTGCAAGGGCCATGGGAATTTCTTTGGCCATTTCAAAAAAACAATTTATCAACACAATTATCGCCGGATTTTTGTTTCTCACCTTCGGAAACGGAATCGTTGTCTGGGCGCTCAAATATGTGGACAGTGGTTTTGCGGCTTTAGAGATTTCGGCGCAACCACTGGTCGTTTTATTATTGATGCGCATATTTCAGGGGAAGAAGATTAAACCCATGTCTGTTGTTGGGGTTGTTTTTGGGGTCGTTGGAATTTATTTACTGGTAAGTCAGAAAGAATTGGTGAATCAGGAAAATTCCATTATTGGAATGATCATGATCTTCCTGTGTATGATTAGCTGGGGATATGGAAGTTTGTTTGTTGGGAAAGCCGATTTACCCAAAAACTATTTTGTAAATACCGGATATCAGATGCTTACCGGCGGAATGATGCTCATGCTTTCGAGCCTTATTTTCGGGGAGACTTGGACTATGCCAACCGTTTGGAGCCAGCCGGTACAGATTTCCATGCTTCTTTTGATTGTTTTTGGAAGCATTGTTGCATTTACCTCCTTTAATTATTTACTGAAAGTGGTTTCTCCCGAAAAAGTGGCAACTTCAACCTATGTAAATCCGATTATAGCACTTTTGCTGGGTTGGTATTTTTTAAATGAACAAATTACAACACAGTCCATCGTTGCTGCAGTCGTCTTGTTAACAGGGGTGTATTTTATAAACACCACCAAGACTTTTGTGATTTTTTCAAGGTTTACCGGAAAGCAAATAATAAGCAAGAAACCGGAAGCTGAAAAAAATGATGCAAACAACTAA
- a CDS encoding DEAD/DEAH box helicase codes for MQSFDDFKISKQLQYAITDLGFEKPTPIQSEAFSIIVSGKDVVGIAQTGTGKTFAYMLPILQMLPFAKQIQPRVLVLVPTRELVVQVVEEIEKFGKYSDIKVLGVYGGTNINRQKEALALGADIVVATPGRLYDLVLCRALQLKAIKKLVIDEVDVMLDLGFRFQLTNIFELLPERRQNIMFSATMTEEIETLINDFFIGTHKIAVAVSGTPLENIAQSSYAVPNFYTKANLLVNLLQDATTFNKVLVFVSNKKSADLLFNVLNEHFNDELCVIHSNKTQNYRLRSIKQFDEGKNRILVTTDVMARGLDLDEISHVVNFDTPAFPENYMHRIGRTGRAEKEGTSLLFYTEKETKHKEAIEALMDMKIPEKDVPSEVKISKQLAPEEQPQLTEPNNPHKPSGDYVPGAGFHEKKEKNAKENQGGSYKRIIKKKYKKPKTKGDKNYNKRNKK; via the coding sequence ATGCAGTCTTTCGACGATTTTAAAATTTCAAAGCAACTTCAATACGCTATAACCGATTTAGGCTTTGAAAAGCCAACTCCTATTCAGTCTGAGGCCTTTTCAATAATTGTTTCGGGCAAGGATGTAGTAGGAATTGCACAAACGGGTACAGGAAAGACATTTGCCTATATGTTGCCCATCCTGCAGATGCTTCCGTTTGCAAAACAAATTCAGCCTAGAGTATTAGTTTTGGTACCCACCCGAGAATTGGTAGTGCAGGTGGTGGAAGAAATTGAAAAATTCGGAAAATATTCCGATATCAAAGTTCTTGGAGTCTATGGTGGCACCAACATAAACAGACAAAAGGAAGCCCTGGCATTGGGAGCAGACATTGTTGTGGCAACTCCCGGAAGATTATACGACCTGGTGCTTTGCAGAGCCTTGCAACTTAAGGCAATCAAAAAATTGGTCATCGATGAAGTAGACGTTATGCTGGACCTGGGATTCAGGTTTCAACTCACCAATATTTTTGAACTTTTACCGGAAAGAAGACAAAACATCATGTTTTCGGCTACCATGACCGAAGAAATTGAAACCCTTATCAACGATTTTTTTATAGGCACACATAAAATTGCTGTTGCCGTAAGTGGGACCCCGCTTGAAAACATAGCCCAAAGCAGTTATGCCGTCCCAAATTTTTATACCAAGGCAAATCTGTTGGTTAATTTGCTTCAGGATGCCACAACTTTCAACAAGGTACTTGTTTTTGTTTCGAATAAGAAGAGTGCCGATTTGTTATTCAACGTGCTCAATGAGCATTTTAATGACGAACTATGTGTAATCCATTCCAACAAAACTCAGAATTACCGTTTGCGATCCATAAAACAATTCGACGAGGGTAAGAACCGAATTCTGGTTACTACCGACGTTATGGCGCGTGGTTTGGACCTTGATGAAATTTCACATGTTGTCAATTTTGACACCCCGGCCTTCCCCGAAAATTATATGCATCGTATTGGAAGAACCGGAAGAGCAGAGAAGGAGGGTACTTCTTTGTTATTTTATACCGAAAAGGAAACAAAACATAAGGAAGCCATCGAAGCGTTGATGGATATGAAAATTCCCGAAAAGGATGTGCCTTCCGAAGTAAAAATATCGAAACAATTAGCGCCCGAAGAGCAGCCGCAACTTACAGAACCCAATAATCCGCATAAACCATCCGGCGATTATGTTCCGGGAGCAGGTTTTCATGAAAAGAAGGAGAAAAATGCCAAGGAAAATCAGGGTGGTTCCTATAAAAGGATTATCAAGAAAAAATACAAAAAGCCCAAAACAAAAGGAGATAAGAACTATAACAAACGCAATAAAAAATAG
- a CDS encoding peptidase M61: MKRIIYTLGLAALLVSCGPASTSINDFGTTTPIVTSLDLTKVVNDKVPVTINPGRFSQEVVTYRIPKVVQGTYAVSDFGNFIDDFKALDYKGNALAVSKTDTNTWTIANATQLDKITYYVNDTFDVESEGKSPFSPSGTNIAPDNYVLNLHGFIGYFDSLKNGQYTVDVTAPSDFVRSSALQNTGEKLSDDGKVSTTSYFAPRYFDITDNPMMYGKLDVEEFLVGDIKVVLSVYSPNKTYTAADLKGTMFKMMQGQKKYLGDINSTPRYDIFLYLSDGKEDSPQGFGALEHHTSTVVVMPESAGAESLAKSMTDVVAHEFFHIVTPLSVHSEDVHYFDYNNPTFSKHLWMYEGVTEYFAHHFQIYEGLISEDQFYKTLIEKIDTSRQMDDSMSFTVMSENVLGEPYASNYYNVYQKGALIGMCIDILMREESNGNRSMLSLMKELSAKYGENKPFTDDTIIQEIGTMTYPSVAEFLKTHVEGTTPIDYSKFFQKAGLIEVEGQVESNFVLQGGTPIVSGSPDRGIFFSNLVENNTFWNNVGAKPNDVIKTVNGTDVTLQNANNVFMEMYGWELGKDIEVVLDREGEDVLIKTVTTQPYTTGKKLVVNPEATAAQTALRKAWLKG, from the coding sequence ATGAAAAGAATAATTTATACTCTAGGTCTTGCGGCTTTGCTGGTAAGTTGCGGACCCGCCTCAACATCAATCAACGATTTTGGGACTACCACTCCAATTGTCACAAGTTTAGACCTAACCAAAGTGGTGAACGATAAAGTCCCTGTGACTATCAATCCGGGACGTTTTAGTCAGGAGGTTGTTACGTACCGAATTCCAAAAGTTGTACAAGGAACCTATGCCGTGAGTGACTTTGGAAACTTTATCGACGATTTTAAAGCCTTGGATTACAAAGGAAATGCATTGGCTGTTTCCAAAACCGACACCAACACCTGGACCATTGCAAACGCTACACAATTAGACAAAATCACCTATTACGTAAACGATACTTTTGATGTAGAATCAGAAGGAAAATCACCATTTTCACCTTCAGGGACTAACATTGCTCCGGACAATTATGTATTGAATTTACATGGTTTTATTGGGTATTTCGACAGTTTAAAAAATGGACAATATACAGTCGACGTAACGGCTCCGTCTGATTTTGTACGGTCTTCTGCGCTCCAAAATACCGGCGAAAAATTAAGTGATGATGGTAAGGTGAGTACCACCAGCTATTTCGCGCCTCGTTATTTCGATATTACCGACAATCCCATGATGTACGGCAAGCTGGATGTAGAAGAATTTTTGGTTGGAGATATTAAAGTTGTGTTGAGCGTTTATTCCCCGAATAAGACCTATACTGCTGCCGATCTTAAGGGGACAATGTTTAAAATGATGCAGGGGCAGAAGAAATATCTGGGAGATATAAATTCTACGCCTCGTTATGATATCTTTTTGTATTTGTCTGATGGAAAAGAAGACTCGCCACAGGGCTTCGGTGCGTTAGAGCATCATACCTCCACTGTTGTTGTGATGCCGGAATCTGCGGGAGCCGAAAGTCTTGCAAAATCTATGACCGATGTGGTGGCCCACGAATTTTTTCATATTGTAACTCCATTGTCGGTACATTCTGAAGATGTGCATTATTTCGATTATAACAATCCTACCTTTTCCAAGCACCTTTGGATGTATGAAGGCGTTACCGAATATTTTGCGCATCATTTTCAGATTTACGAAGGTTTGATTTCTGAAGATCAGTTTTATAAAACACTAATTGAAAAGATTGATACATCTCGTCAAATGGACGACAGCATGAGCTTTACAGTAATGAGCGAAAACGTTTTGGGCGAACCCTATGCTTCAAATTATTACAATGTGTATCAGAAAGGAGCTTTAATTGGTATGTGTATTGATATTCTAATGAGGGAAGAAAGTAATGGCAACAGAAGTATGTTATCCCTTATGAAGGAGTTATCCGCAAAGTACGGAGAAAACAAACCTTTTACTGATGATACTATAATTCAGGAAATTGGAACCATGACCTATCCAAGTGTGGCCGAATTCTTAAAAACTCACGTTGAGGGTACTACACCAATAGATTATTCAAAATTCTTTCAAAAAGCAGGTCTGATAGAAGTAGAAGGGCAGGTTGAAAGCAACTTTGTATTACAAGGTGGAACACCAATTGTTAGCGGCAGCCCCGATAGAGGTATTTTCTTTTCTAATTTGGTTGAAAACAACACCTTTTGGAACAATGTTGGCGCCAAACCCAACGATGTGATTAAAACAGTAAACGGGACAGATGTTACATTGCAGAATGCAAACAATGTATTTATGGAAATGTATGGTTGGGAATTGGGGAAAGATATTGAAGTGGTGTTGGACCGAGAAGGTGAAGATGTTCTTATTAAAACGGTTACTACACAACCTTACACCACAGGAAAAAAACTGGTTGTAAATCCGGAAGCTACGGCAGCTCAGACTGCATTGCGAAAGGCTTGGTTGAAAGGTTAG
- a CDS encoding SDR family NAD(P)-dependent oxidoreductase, protein MEKPETDILSTITSEEIEKCIAILAHLNANTNELFEIPKEQRTELIKVSGMLSRPNRDEFSRRKKDAKKAEKRKQFAKDKNARKVTGIRSARENIVFVAPKLLPVAELAQKDTPELESPRNCYVCKTLFTKLHHFYDTMCTECGDFNYAKRFQTTNLKGQVAVITGSRLKIGYHITLMLLRAGATVVATTRFPVDSALRFSKEDDFTQWGHRLKIHGLDLRHIPSVEIFCNYIEQQYDRLDILINNAAQTVRRPSGFYAHLMANEELPLENLPKYAADLLQDHTHCLQELKSLSKGAIPLQNNTLPVTWHSPEPGVGIRASAKLSQIPYSFDNSLSAKEVFPEGQLDADLQQVDLRKTNSWRLKLGEIETTEMIEVQLVNSVAPFVLCNRLSEMMKKENTGMKHIINVSAMEGKFHRFFKEDRHPHTNMAKAALNMLTHTAAGSLAKDGIYINAVDTGWVTDEDPAELSKHKIEVHDFQPPLDIVDGAARVMDPLIDGINTGKHWSGKFLKDYRPIDW, encoded by the coding sequence ATGGAAAAGCCCGAAACAGATATCCTATCTACAATTACTTCCGAAGAAATAGAGAAATGCATCGCCATTCTGGCGCATCTAAATGCTAATACCAACGAATTATTTGAAATTCCGAAGGAACAGCGAACCGAACTTATTAAAGTATCAGGGATGCTTTCCCGACCCAACAGGGATGAATTTTCGCGTCGGAAAAAGGATGCCAAAAAGGCCGAAAAACGCAAACAATTTGCAAAGGATAAAAACGCGCGAAAAGTAACCGGTATTCGCAGTGCCAGAGAAAACATAGTCTTTGTCGCACCAAAACTCCTCCCGGTCGCCGAACTCGCACAAAAAGACACTCCTGAGCTGGAATCTCCCCGTAACTGTTATGTGTGTAAAACCCTATTTACCAAGTTGCATCACTTTTACGATACCATGTGTACCGAATGCGGTGACTTTAACTACGCAAAGCGTTTTCAGACTACTAATTTAAAAGGACAGGTTGCCGTAATTACCGGTTCCCGCCTTAAAATTGGCTATCACATCACCCTTATGCTACTTCGGGCAGGGGCAACAGTGGTCGCCACGACTCGCTTTCCGGTAGATTCTGCCTTGCGGTTTTCGAAAGAAGACGATTTTACACAATGGGGTCACCGATTAAAAATTCACGGATTAGACTTAAGACACATTCCCAGTGTAGAGATTTTTTGCAATTATATTGAGCAGCAATACGACCGATTGGATATTCTAATTAACAATGCAGCACAAACCGTACGTCGTCCTTCCGGTTTTTATGCCCATCTTATGGCAAACGAGGAGTTGCCTTTAGAGAATTTACCCAAATATGCAGCCGACTTATTGCAGGATCATACACACTGTCTACAGGAATTAAAGTCGCTTTCGAAAGGGGCTATTCCGCTTCAAAACAATACATTGCCGGTAACGTGGCACAGTCCGGAGCCCGGAGTTGGAATACGGGCTTCAGCAAAGCTTTCACAAATTCCCTATAGTTTCGACAACTCGCTGTCGGCCAAAGAAGTCTTTCCTGAAGGACAGTTGGATGCCGATTTACAACAGGTGGACCTTCGGAAAACGAACAGTTGGAGATTGAAACTAGGCGAAATTGAAACCACTGAAATGATAGAAGTGCAATTGGTAAATTCGGTTGCACCGTTTGTCTTGTGCAACCGCCTTTCAGAAATGATGAAAAAGGAAAATACCGGCATGAAGCACATCATTAATGTTTCAGCAATGGAAGGGAAGTTTCATCGTTTTTTCAAGGAAGACCGTCATCCGCATACAAACATGGCAAAGGCCGCTCTCAACATGCTCACACATACGGCTGCGGGAAGCCTGGCCAAGGATGGAATTTACATTAATGCAGTTGACACCGGTTGGGTAACCGATGAAGATCCGGCGGAACTTTCGAAGCATAAAATTGAAGTTCACGATTTTCAACCTCCATTGGATATAGTAGATGGCGCCGCGCGCGTGATGGATCCTCTAATAGACGGGATAAATACAGGAAAGCATTGGAGTGGCAAATTTTTAAAAGATTACCGACCTATCGATTGGTAA
- a CDS encoding cold-shock protein — translation MAKSQQTYNKKEKEKQKLKKREDKQKKKEARKAEAKEKGPGSEFAYVDHFGNLTDTPPDPSKKIKVDVESIEISIPKMAEGDREVFDPVRQGKVSFFDTSKGFGFIIDSVNQEKYFTHVSGLIDEIAENDNVSFELEKGQRGMNAVKVKKV, via the coding sequence ATGGCAAAATCACAACAGACTTATAACAAAAAAGAAAAAGAAAAGCAGAAGTTAAAAAAAAGAGAAGATAAGCAGAAAAAGAAAGAAGCGAGAAAAGCCGAAGCCAAAGAAAAAGGGCCGGGAAGCGAATTTGCTTATGTAGATCATTTCGGAAATTTAACCGACACACCTCCGGATCCATCCAAGAAAATAAAGGTGGACGTAGAGAGTATTGAAATAAGTATTCCTAAAATGGCCGAAGGCGATCGAGAAGTATTTGATCCCGTTCGTCAAGGGAAAGTCTCTTTTTTCGATACCTCCAAAGGATTTGGGTTTATCATCGACTCTGTGAATCAGGAAAAATATTTCACCCACGTAAGCGGGCTTATCGATGAAATCGCAGAAAATGACAACGTTTCTTTCGAACTTGAAAAGGGACAAAGAGGAATGAACGCCGTTAAAGTGAAAAAGGTGTAA